A region of Anolis sagrei isolate rAnoSag1 chromosome 2, rAnoSag1.mat, whole genome shotgun sequence DNA encodes the following proteins:
- the LOC132765699 gene encoding E3 ubiquitin-protein ligase TRIM7-like — protein MAAGGGDPVGDLCEEATCPICLDYFQGPVIIPGCGHSFCLSCLSPSLSPSLAGGSKENPPCLCPQCRQAFQPGSLFPNRQLANLVDIAKKLRNQGNQEGRQGQGGACQKHQEPHKLFCKEDRSPICVVCDRAKEHRDHQVVPLEEAAQEYQDQVSIQLELLRVKREKILKDIADAEKEGQELLELTQMERQQTVAQFQEIRQFLEEQEKLLLAQMEKVEKELARQKEKHEARLSEDLASVKKIIWELEKKKQQPASELLKDVESVLQRSKEKAAMFQNPVTFSPDLKWKIWDFCDINHFLKAIMEQFKKTLLNGLPMKKANVHLNPLTAHPRLILSEDCKSVAWVEKPQDLPENPARFDRRSFVLGCEGFTTGRHYWEVFVKGEGIWAVGVVRKSVKRKGLVEFSPEEGIWAVGKWNNEYRVVRTPENPLLHLRREPSKIRVSLNCIGERVAFFDADTGDFLYAFSATPFSGETLHPYFYVIRKAELHISS, from the exons ATGGCTGCGGGTGGCGGGGACCCCGTGGGGGATCTCTGCGAGGAGGCGACCTGCCCCATCTGCCTGGACTACTTCCAGGGCCCGGTGATCATCCCCGGGTGCGGGCACAGCTTCTGCCTCTCCTGCCTGAGCCCCAGCCTAAGCCCAAGCCTAGCGGGTGGGAGCAAGGAGAACCCCCCGTGTTTGTGTCCCCAGTGCAGGCAAGCCTTCCAGCCGGGGAGCCTCTTCCCAAACCGGCAGCTGGCCAACCTGGTCGACATCGCCAAGAAGCTGAGAAATCAGGGGAACCAGGAGGGAAGGCAAGGGCAAGGGGGAGCCTGCCAGAAGCACCAGGAGCCCCACAAGCTCTTCTGCAAGGAGGACCGGAGCCCCATCTGCGTGGTCTGCGACCGGGCCAAGGAGCACCGAGACCATCAGGTGGTCCCACTGGAGGAGGCCGCCCAGGAGTACCAA GATCAGGTCTCTATTCAGTTGGAGCTGCTGAGGGTGAAGAGAGAAAAAATTCTGAAAGATATAGCAGATGCGGAAAAGGAGGGCCAAGAGCTGCTC GAATTAACACAAATGGAGAGGCAACAGACGGTGGCTCAGTTCCAGGAAATACGTCAGTTCCTTGAAGAACAGGAGAAACTTCTGCTGGCCCAGATGGAGAAAGTAGAGAAGGAGTTAGCAAGGCAGAAGGAGAAACATGAGGCCAGGCTTTCTGAGGACCTTGCCTCTGTTAAAAAAATCATCTGGGAGctagagaagaagaagcagcaaccagccagtgaaCTCCTGAAG gATGTGGAAAGTGTCTTGCAGAG GAGTAAAGAGAAGGCAGCGATGTTTCAGAATCCAGTGACTTTCTCTCCAGACTTGAAATGGAAGATTTGGGACTTCTGTGATATTAATCACTTTCTGAAAGCCATCATGGAACAATTCAAAA AAACTCTCTTGAATGGACTACCAATGAAAAAAG caaatGTGCACCTGAACCCACTCACAGCTCATCCCCGACTCATCTTGTCTGAAGACTGTAAGAGCGTAGCATGGGTAGAGAAACCCCAAGATCTGCCCGAGAACCCTGCGAGGTTTGACCGACGTTCTTTCGTGCTGGGATGTGAAGGATTCACAACAGGCAGACATTATTGGGAAGTGTTTGTGAAAGGTGAGGGGATATGGGCTGTGGGAGTGGTCAGAAAATCTGTGAAGAGAAAAGGACTTGTGGAGTTTAGTCCTGAAGAAGGTATTTGGGCCGTGGGGAAGTGGAATAATGAGTATAGGGTTGTAAGGACTCCCGAGAACCCCCTTCTGCACCTGAGAAGAGAGCCCTCAAAGATCCGAGTGAGTCTGAATTGCATTGGAGAGCGTGTAGCCTTTTTTGATGCCGATACTGGAGACTTCCTTTATGCATTCTCTGCAACCCCATTCTCTGGAGAAACCCTTCATCCTTACTTTTATGTGATAAGAAAAGCTGAGCTCCATATCTCTTCTTAA
- the LOC137096340 gene encoding E3 ubiquitin-protein ligase TRIM7-like — MLSKSIPGNALQVNAKESESNCVLCKSDMAAALRALDPFRDLCEEATCPVCLGYFKDPVSLECGHNFCRACLTQTWEKPANTEASCPQCREIISQKNLRTNQQLANIVEKVKILSLQGPKKTKGKERVCEKHQEPLNLFCRDDETFICVLCDRSREHVDHRTIPLGMAAQDYKRLMDLRQDGLEKERENILEYQAETEREAQDLLKQTKAKIEKAIAQITEIRQFLEEQEKHLLAQMEELEIQIVRKRDEHLVFLSKEQSSLESLIQELKEKCQQPPAELLQDVRSLLQRCEAEKEFKKSDLFPLELKWKIWDYGDIAVFLEGVMKQVREELKSGFTLQKANVTLDPDTAHGHLILSEDRKSVTYGDESQNLTDNLGRFNKMTSVLGCDGFTSGRHFWDICVGEEDQWLVGVARKSMERKGDIVYGPKGGIWAIGKWGGAYRVANSPEHLTLPLNNELKRIRVSLDYAGGQVAFYDADTGVHLHSFSEASFIGETLLPFFNVYKKGHLRISP, encoded by the exons ATGCTGAGCAAATCAATTCCAGGAAATGCtctgcaagtaaatgcaaaggaaaGTGAAAGCAACTGTGTTCTTTGTAAGTCAGACATGGCTGCTGCTCTAAGGGCACTGGATCCCTTTCGGGATCTTTGTGAAGAAGCCACTTGTCCTGTTTGTCTGGGTTATTTCAAGGATCCTGTGAGCCTGGAATGTGGGCACAACTTCTGCAGAGCCTGCCTGACCCAGACCTGGGAGAAGCCAGCAAACACAGAGGCCTCCTGCCCTCAGTGCAGAGAAATCATTTCGCAAAAGAACCTTAGGACTAATCAGCAGCTAGCCAATATTGTCGAAAAAGTGAAAATACTCAGCCTTCAGGGACCCAAGAAGACAAAAGGCAAGGAGAGAGTCTGTGAGAAACACCAGGAGCCTCTCAATCTTTTCTGTAGGGATGATGAAACTTTCATTTGTGTGCTGTGCGACAGATCAAGGGAGCATGTAGATCACAGAACGATTCCTCTGGGGATGGCTGCTCAAGACTACAAG CGTTTGATGGACCTTCGTCAGGATGGtctggagaaggagagagaaaatattCTGGAATATCAAGCAGAGACAGAAAGGGAAGCCCAAGACCTGCTT AAGCAGACAAAAGCAAAAATTGAAAAAGCCATAGCACAAATCACAGAAATACGGCAGTTTCTGGAAGAACAGGAGAAACATCTCCTGGCCCAGATGGAGGAGCTGGAGATTCAGATTGTAAGGAAAAGAGATGAACACTTGGTCTTCCTTTCCAAGGAACAATCTTCTCTGGAAAGTCTCATCCAGGAGTTGAAAGAGAAATGTCAGCAGCCACCAGCAGAACTGCTGCAG GATGTGAGGAGCCTCTTGCAGAG GTGTGAAGCAGAAAAGGAGTTCAAGAAATCTGATCTTTTTCCTCTTGAGCTGAAGTGGAAGATCTGGGACTATGGAGATATCGCTGTGTTTCTGGAAGGTGTCATGAAGCAAGTCAGAG aGGAGCTAAAATCTGGATTTACACTACAGAAAG CAAATGTAACTCTGGATCCAGACACAGCTCATGGGCACCTTATCCTGTCTGAGGATCGTAAAAGTGTAACATATGGAGACGAATCTCAAAACCTGACAGACAACTTGGGGAGGTTCAACAAAATGACTTCTGTCCTGGGATGTGATGGATTTACATCAGGCAGACATTTCTGGGATATCTGTGTGGGAGAAGAGGATCAGTGGCTGGTAGGGGTTGCCAGAAAGTCTATGGAGAGAAAGGGCGACATTGTCTATGGGCCTAAGGGAGGAATCTGGGCTATAGGGAAGTGGGGCGGCGCATATAGAGTTGCTAACAGTCCTGAGCACTTGACCTTGCCTCTGAACAATGAGCTTAAAAGAATCCGAGTGTCTCTGGACTATGCTGGAGGTCAAGTGGCCTTTTATGATGCTGACACGGGAGTCCATCTCCATTCATTCTCTGAGGCTTCATTCATAGGAGAGacacttcttcctttttttaatgtGTACAAAAAAGGGCATCTGAGAATTTCTCCTTAA